A portion of the Acidobacteriaceae bacterium genome contains these proteins:
- a CDS encoding prepilin peptidase, whose amino-acid sequence MISLPAVELATFFFGLLLGSFLNVCIARLPAQKSIIKPGSHCPHCLTPIRWYDNIPVLSFLFLRGRCRSCSTKISAQYPLVELAVGLWFVFATHHTAVALANPELLGSTAVLEGVALAATGFLLIGVLVTDWQTQIIPDGFTFSGMALGFFLVCVETVFLPPGDDDIHMKHQLRLSSPGSMVERGDVFLTGTEHLVFGRLGAILAAAGILLAVRMIYKALRKREGLGLGDVKLLAMISALLGLYPALLALFLGVILCSLYAVAMLLRGKASGATRLPLGSFLAIGGLLAASVGPIILNWYTGLLR is encoded by the coding sequence ATGATCTCTCTGCCCGCTGTCGAGCTAGCCACCTTCTTCTTCGGCCTGTTACTTGGCAGCTTCTTGAACGTCTGCATCGCCCGCCTCCCGGCCCAGAAGAGCATCATCAAGCCCGGCTCGCACTGTCCGCACTGCCTCACTCCCATCCGCTGGTACGACAACATTCCCGTCCTCAGCTTTCTTTTTCTCCGAGGCCGTTGCCGCAGTTGTTCCACAAAAATCTCTGCGCAGTACCCTCTCGTTGAACTGGCCGTCGGCCTCTGGTTTGTCTTCGCCACGCATCACACCGCCGTCGCGCTCGCCAACCCGGAACTCCTCGGCAGCACAGCCGTTCTCGAAGGCGTAGCTCTCGCCGCCACAGGCTTTCTGCTGATAGGCGTCCTCGTTACCGACTGGCAAACGCAAATCATTCCCGACGGCTTCACCTTCTCGGGTATGGCACTGGGCTTCTTCCTCGTTTGCGTCGAAACCGTCTTCCTGCCGCCCGGCGACGACGACATCCATATGAAGCACCAACTGCGGCTCTCCAGCCCCGGCTCCATGGTCGAACGCGGCGATGTCTTCCTTACCGGCACCGAGCACCTCGTCTTCGGCCGCCTCGGTGCGATTCTTGCTGCCGCAGGCATTCTGCTCGCCGTCCGAATGATCTATAAAGCGCTTCGTAAGCGCGAAGGCCTCGGCCTGGGCGATGTAAAGCTCCTCGCGATGATCTCCGCCCTCCTCGGCTTGTACCCTGCCTTGCTCGCGCTCTTTCTGGGTGTCATCCTCTGCTCGTTGTACGCCGTCGCCATGCTATTGCGTGGAAAAGCTTCGGGAGCGACACGCCTTCCTCTCGGCAGCTTTCTGGCCATCGGCGGACTGCTCGCTGCATCGGTTGGTCCGATCATCCTCAACTGGTACACCGGATTGTTACGCTAA